DNA sequence from the Leptospira limi genome:
ACAAGTTACTGACAAATTGACCAATTTTAATGTACACTCCACCTAATTGGAAGAATAAGTTTTTAGTTTCGATCCCTTTCTTTTTTAAAAACAAAATCCGTATTGTTTCATATTTCTCTTTTGAGGATATTTTTTTGAACCATTTCGTAAGATAAAGATACTGAAGGTATGTTTTGAAAACAAATGAATATATAGATACTGATCGATTCTTGTTTGGTTTCATGATTTAGTGCCTATATATAGATTCAATACTTTCTAAAATTTGGATATTTTCTGACAATGTTCCTTCCATATGGTTTGATTCACCATGAATGACGGATTGGATTTCTTTATATATTCCCAAAAACGCATTTGAAGTTTCTGGCTTTGGAAACTGTTTTGGTTGGTATGATTGGAGGCTTTGGAATCCTTTATACAATTTAGAAGTTGCTGATTGGAAAAACTGAAAACCATCATTTGAACATATGATACGATGTGAACTTGTATGGATATCGATTTCAAATTGGAAATAATCTCTGCCTCCAGATACATCTAACACAATTTCAACATTTGGTTTCGACTCAAAACATGCATACGCCCTTGTTTCGACCATTCCTTTTTTTTGTCTTTCCATTTTCGCAAAAATGAGTTTTGGTTTTCCAACTAACCAATGGATAAGGTCCATCGCATGCGTTCCATCGTGGAGTAATGGCCCACCACCAAACTTTGAGAATGCGATTCCTGGATTTTTTGCTGACGTGAAAACGGAGGCCCGAATCGATTTTAATATTCCAAAATTGCCTTTTTTTAATTCATCCCTTACAAAACGATAACTTGGATGGTATCTCCTTTCATGGTTGATCCATACCCTTGCTTTTTTTGACTTTGCCAAAGTTGCAATCGATTTTGCTCCGTTTTTGGACATGGCGACTGGTTTTTCTATCAGGAGGTTTTTTATACCCAGTTGTAAACATTCCTTCGCATACAATTCATGGGTATGGCTCGGGGTTGCAATGATGGCTAAATCAATGGACAAAGAATTGTTTTGCTTGAGGGAACCTGGAAATTCTGTTTCTGACTTAGTTTTCCATTGGTTTTGGAATTCGAAACAAACATCAGGACTCGTATCAAAACCAGACAGAAATTCAAATTGGCTTTTCCCCCAATCAGACATGAGTACACCCATATGAGTGCATGGTTTTTTTCGAAATGGGTCCTTTTCCAACTTGGATGCGATTCGACCAAGACCAATGAGAATCGTTTTGATTTTAGTTGGTTTCATGTAAGTTTTTCTTTAAAATCTTTCTTTCTTGGAGAATCTGGCTTAGAAGCTATGATCGCACCATTTGAATATTCCCTGTCAACTATTCTTAGTTTGTTTTCGATGAAACCAGATTGGGAGAATCCAAAGAATCCAAAATTTCGATGGATTTCTACCTCATCTAGGGAAATCAAAAAGGACTCACTTTTTGTCCCCCTTCGAGCCGAACGTGATGGCCATCAATTCATTGCAGACGCTTTAAAAGCGGGAGCATCTGGATTCTTATGTGAGAAAAATCATCCCATTCTCAAATCACTATCCAAAGAAGACCAAAAAAAAGCAATTCTAGTCAAAGATACCTTGGTTGCACTAGGAAAACTTTCAAATTACCATAGAAATCGATTTAATCCGACCATCCTTGCCATCACTGGTTCCTCAGGTAAAACAACCACAAAAGATCTATTAGGTGCACTTTTCTCTTATTTGGATTCTAAATCGATTGTGATTACAGAAAAAAATTACAATAATGAAATTGGTGTTCCCTTTACACTCTTTCGAATCACAGAACTGACTAGAGTTGTTATCTGTGAAATGGGTATGAACCACCGAGGAGAAATTGAACGATTATCAAAAATTGCGGAACCGACTCATGCTTTAATCACCAACATTGGTTCAGCCCATATTGAAAACTTAAAATCCAGAGAAAATATTGCAGAAGAAAAATCAGATATCATCTTAGGGTTACGGGATTCGGGTGTACTCTTTGTACCAGATGATTTGGATTTTTTAGATCGTATCAAACAAAAGTCAAAAAAACTAAATGCAAAGTTGATTGTTTGGAAACACACAAAAAATCCGGAACTAAAAATCAAATCCATTGAAAAGAATGGATTCCATTTACAATGGAAAAATGAATCCATCCATTGGAAAATTCCTGGTTCCAAACTTCTCAGTAATGTACGTGGGATGATCGCTGTTGGTTCTTATTTTGGAAT
Encoded proteins:
- a CDS encoding Gfo/Idh/MocA family protein, which translates into the protein MKPTKIKTILIGLGRIASKLEKDPFRKKPCTHMGVLMSDWGKSQFEFLSGFDTSPDVCFEFQNQWKTKSETEFPGSLKQNNSLSIDLAIIATPSHTHELYAKECLQLGIKNLLIEKPVAMSKNGAKSIATLAKSKKARVWINHERRYHPSYRFVRDELKKGNFGILKSIRASVFTSAKNPGIAFSKFGGGPLLHDGTHAMDLIHWLVGKPKLIFAKMERQKKGMVETRAYACFESKPNVEIVLDVSGGRDYFQFEIDIHTSSHRIICSNDGFQFFQSATSKLYKGFQSLQSYQPKQFPKPETSNAFLGIYKEIQSVIHGESNHMEGTLSENIQILESIESIYRH
- a CDS encoding UDP-N-acetylmuramoyl-tripeptide--D-alanyl-D-alanine ligase, which gives rise to MIAPFEYSLSTILSLFSMKPDWENPKNPKFRWISTSSREIKKDSLFVPLRAERDGHQFIADALKAGASGFLCEKNHPILKSLSKEDQKKAILVKDTLVALGKLSNYHRNRFNPTILAITGSSGKTTTKDLLGALFSYLDSKSIVITEKNYNNEIGVPFTLFRITELTRVVICEMGMNHRGEIERLSKIAEPTHALITNIGSAHIENLKSRENIAEEKSDIILGLRDSGVLFVPDDLDFLDRIKQKSKKLNAKLIVWKHTKNPELKIKSIEKNGFHLQWKNESIHWKIPGSKLLSNVRGMIAVGSYFGISDFQMKRAIQTYKSPNKRLNIKKGYYTIIDDSYNANPESVLSSIDASVQYAQGKEIVWVLGTMKELGKFSKYYHEKVGKELEKIRKGTLLTLGEDTIPMVKQCSRGRYFQDKQGIISFIKNEVPKGAVILIKGSRSMKMEEITAELESFKG